Genomic window (Ctenopharyngodon idella isolate HZGC_01 chromosome 20, HZGC01, whole genome shotgun sequence):
atggcttgagggtgaataaaggttgggctaattttcatttcaaagtgaactaatcctttaagcccattcaaaaataaatctaatttttatgattataaaacattatccACAATTAGTTTAAAAAACCTTACTTTTACAAACTTCTAGGCCTTTCATCCGATTTGCACAAAACATGGCATGCATCATCCACAGATACTTATGACAAAAAAGCGCTGCAAAGTTATATAAGTTAATTTATGGATCTGGCGATGCCCACTTGCGCTAATTGATCTAtttttgctgaacacaaaactTGATACACATAGTCAACAGGACATTCTGAGGAAACATGCAGAGTCTCGTGAATTTTGCAATGCTCTGGGCACTAACAGGAATGTTTTAAAAGATCATCCATTTAAATCAATGGGAAATAAAGATGAAGGCCGTAATACCAATGTTGTCCACCAGAGCCACAGGATAACAATCCCTTTTAGGTCTCATAGTTTAAAATCTGTGTAAATGGTTCAGTACATTGACAATGCATAGACTTAATTTAAATCTAATCTGTTTGCAAAAAAACTGTGATCTCcaatttatctttattttttacacattCTAATGATACTGAAAACATATTTGTCATGTAGCCAGGCATGACTGGTGGAGCTGACAGCTTTGTGGGCAGCACACCGACATGTATTGCAGTTACACTTCAGGTGACCCAAGTGTGTGTCCAGGCTTGTACCTTTCCTGATCCTGTCTCCACCCCCTCCTCCACCCTGCCACTTTACTTCCTGTTAGTTCTCTGTACTATCATATCTCAATAAaggcaaaaaagacaaaaaatacatattaaaaaaagttgCCAAACATGACTGGATGTATTGCTGTCCAATTAAAATAAAGAGACAACACTGGAAATGTGTTGCTCTAACGTAATTATATTTGTGCACAGCTTTTGATACCAAAGAACATGGTATTTTAATAGAACATCTCAGGGATTATGAAGGTAGCATGGGTTTGGCCCTTAGTAGTCTCACACAGCCAGACCATCAGACTGACATCAGAAGTTCTGGGCTGCATCTGATATCGCATActtccatactatatagtaggcgaagaACTgtacaaaagaagtatgtcagATTTCTTGACTTTCATTGGCCAAAGACCATCCAAGAGGCCATCTGACTGAGATGTAAAGCAATTAATCAGAGTTCGTTTTGTTCAGCATCATGTTCAGCATCATGTTTAGGTGCGTAAAAATGTGATATCGAAGTCTCTACAATAATAGACTGGCATGTAAAACACGTGGACAGTCCTCAACAATAGCTATACATCATTTAACTTTCAATAGAACTGATTCTGTGCTGTCTTTAGTCCTGAATCTTGATTGAAAAGtatccaaaatgttattttctgtcaaaaaaagcAACCAGTTGAATAAGAAtatacaaaattttattttttataaaaatttaattttaaaataggcCTAAAATTCTTAAAATCCTGTGAATCcaagtttgttttctttaagatATGTTTAAACAGGTGTGATTAAACCCCATTGGAAAAATGCCATGTGATAAACTACTATTTATAATAGATAAGTTACTAAGACAAATAGTGTCCACAGCCTCTTTAAAGAGTCATGACAGGAGAACGTCACAGGAAGAAATTGTCAGTTTTAGATGTAATATAACATCTTTCAAGTGTGCTAGAGatatctcaaaatattttaaacaatgtgaGTTAGTTATAACTACAAGATCAACCTTAtcaattaaattcatttaagaAACTTTCACATAGATCTATATATAAGGATCAGAAAAGACAGCTGTCAACCAGCTCTCACCTGAGTGTGTATGTATTTGGTGTGTAGTCCATGTTGATCAGATCCGTCTCCTTCAACATCTATCTTATACTTTGGACTGATCACTACAATGATTAGCACTGACTtctgcaaaaaaacaaattattccAGCAGAAAGCAGagaatataaacacacaaacatactgGCCAATTTTGCCTGACATTGCTCAAAAATAATTACTTGTTTATAGAATGTCTACCGTGATCATTTTCATAACAGCACTCATGCACAGGTTATATTGCTCAATTTAACTACAGCTCAAGACTGTGACTACAATACTACATTCAGTGTTGTTCAAGAAATCAATTTCAAACTAATTAAATACctgaatttttgttttgttttttcttgttttaaagtcTAACAAAAGCACCCAGAGGTAAGAACTCAACTATGAAACAAGAAGTCAATTAAAGGTGAAGTACCAGTGGTAGAGTTATGACTGATGTTTAAACAAAaagagcaatgttttgaaagtaTCAAAAGTCACAATATTTACACTTTTTGAAAGAAACAATCTATGAATGCTTACAgtatttacatgtatttacatattaagctgtttttctttttatattacaCACATCACTTTTAAAACACTTTAGCTTTTTCtgttgcaataataataataataataataataaattcttacattttttaaaaaactgtccATCCATTTGTTGATGTCCATTTCTCTAACTCTGTCTTCAAATATATctatctaaaaaaataaaagaatattctttgttttatatatCTAGTATACACATGTGACAAACAATAAAGGTTTGGTAAATTGACACTGTAAATAAGCAAAAAAGAGGCAATCTTACAGCTGGTCTGAATCCTTGATTATTCAAAAAACTCACAAAGGGCATCAACTCTGCTGCAGTGTCCACAGAGTATGTTATGAAAACATCTCCTGAAAATCATAAAAGTTATATAGGTTGTCAGAGTTCAAGGTGATCTGAAAATCTGTCTTTGAAACATCACTCACTGCAGTCATCAGGAAGACTGATGTTGCGCTTCAATGTTTGGAGGTGGCCAACAGCAGCTGGTTGGGATGGCTGGACACACACTTCTGACATGAGCTCTCTCACAGGGGCTGTGCTCTGATGGGATGTGACTTGAGGGGGCCTCACAGCAGCCGCTTGTCTAGAGATGGGCCTCCAAAAGAAAGCAAAAAACATTTAGATATTCACAGAGCAAGTCAAACCTAAAATATTGAGTAGGCTAACTCTTACAGTTTGAAAAATTGTGTTGGGGCAGGGCTTCAGCTTCCTCCACGGCTCAATTAAGTGGACaatgatgattttttatttactgcATTATTGTTTATGTTATTGCAATGCTGTGGTTGTCTCTGTGAGTTATAGCATGTAAATTTAGAGAGTGTTTGTAACTGTGAgaacgcatgtaaccatggtaccctgagaacagggaacgagacactacGTCAAAATGCTATTGGGAAATGCCTCCgtgtgaaccggtgtctgaaacgcttATCAAATCACTGCAACCGTATTGACTGGCAACAGcccatgacatcataatggTGCATCCCAAAAGTTAATAAGGGGTGCCTAGAGAACATGTCATCCACTTATTGTCTGAAGTGACTGTTCAGCAGCTGGCCCCGAGGCATGGCAGggagacgcagtgtctcgttccctattctcagggaaccatggttacatgcataaccagagacgttccctttcgaaagggaactcacacTGAGTCGAAATGCTattggggaacgatatacccacacACCGCCttgctgaggggagtgcatgccaaggATGTCAGTGACAACTGTCAGAACAAGCTGtttcaactgaaatgccagAACCACTCTCCCTATGGGTCACAACTGTCAGTACCAGCACTCTCTACGGTCATagcccaagctataagcctcaaagaagGCATCCAAAGCATGAACGCCTgccaaggccgctcaaaggcttgGAACTAACAACTTCATATAGAAggggtccctttaagggaatgtggctaGGCAGCAAGAGGGAATCCCagccagtcacttctcaggggaACACAGTCGACCCCAagtgccaccagggaggccgacctggtctcACTTCTCTAGAAACCTAGTCTggccagcaacctgtctgttTTCTAAACAGAGTCTCTGAAAAACTTGCCTCCAGAAAGAGGGAATGCAAACTGGCAGTAAACCAATTCAGACCGGATCGTAGAGATGGGCATCCTGGACAGCAGGACTCAGCGTAGCGCTTTTCAACCCTTGCTACCAAGAGGATTCTGCTCGATCCTAGGATCTACAGAGCgcttattttttaaagcactgaggaggctgtgcactctaaAGGGACCCTAGTGAGGGGAGAGGGGCTGATCTAACTGGAGGCCTCACAAGAAGCCTTCAACTTTCTGACCagacttagggagctaagcactctAAGACAACCCTCAGATGAGGGGAGTACCAAGCTCAACCTGATAGGAAGACCAGTCAATGGGGCTCCCAGAGGGAACCAGCAGCAGGAAAGTCATGCTAGGATGAATACTCACTCTCAAGAAGGCCTActaaggccagctacctgatAGCAAGCATCTACTAGCTGCCAGAACCCAGTATTGCTGGGAGGTCACCCTCAGGGAGGCCTGCTAGGGCCAACTACCTGATAGCAAGATGTTGGTTGACAAACACCCATACTATTGGGGACCCATCTTCAGGGCTGCCTGTTAAGGCCGGTCACCTGATAGCGAGTCTTGCTGGCTGACAAATACCCATGCTGTTGGGGATTCATCTTCAAGGAGGCCTGATGAGGCCAATCACCTGATAGCAAATCTTGTTGGCTGAACATACCCAAATCATTGGGGACTCACCTTCAGAGagcctgctaaggccagctaTCTGATAGCAAGTTATGCTAGCCGCCAGGTACCCAATTGTTAGGGACTCGGTTTCAGGGACTGATAGAAAGGTAGTTGGCCTTAGCTGGCTTAACTAGCTGGCTGCTAAGTACCCATATGTTGGGGACTCGCTCTCAAAGAAGCCGGCTAAGGCCAGCCATCTGATAGCAAGTCATTGCTAGCTGCCAAGTACCCAATTGTTGGGTACCCACTCTCCAGgaaggcctgctaaggccaactACCTGATAGCAAGTCTTGCTGTCTTCTATGTACCCAAGTGTTGGGGACTCGCCctcagggaggcctgctaaggccagccATCTGATAGCAAGCCAATGCTGTCTGGCAAATACCCACACTGCTGGGAACTCGTCTTCGGGGAGGCCTGCTAAGTCTTTCTGGCTAAAAAAGTACCCACACTGTCTGGGACTTGCCTCAGAGAGGCCTTCCAAGGCCTGCTTATCTGATAGCAGGTAATTTCTAGCTGCCAAAGTACCCAATTGTTGGGGACCACTCTccagggaggcctgctaaggccaacaAACTCTTCAGCGAGCTAAAACTCTTCGGCGAGCTCCATCTGGGAGCCCCATGATCTGAGTctccgctctgcctcagcacaACAGGAACCCGAATCACCAGGCCTAGATGCTGGTCTCTCTTCCCTTGAGAAGAGAGCCAGATGAGAGCGGAGCATTCTCAGAGGAAAACGCTTACAATTGGCACAGGCAGCTTCCTCGAGAATTGCCCGTGCATGCTCTTCACCCAGACAGTTGACACACAGCTTGTGTGTGTCATCAGGTGTGTGCACTTCATAATGCCAGTGATTGCACTTCACacaaacagtccctgaagacaaaaaaaggaTGACATGTTCTCTAGGCGCCGGTCAATACGATTGCCGTGATTTGATAAGCGTTTCAGACACCTGTTCACACGGAGGTGTTCCCCAATAGCGTTttgacgcagtgcgagttccatttcgaaagggaactaacTTTGTAGCAGACTTAATTGCACTTTAAACAACGACATGACAGTCGTTCACAAAGTGTAGtacaaaatcaaaatgtgatcttggagtttattttaaaaaaacatgtaactgattacctcctTTTTTCTAACTTATTATGCCTGTTTCACACTACATGTAGGCTATAAGCAGAGCAGAGGCAGCACAGAAGCTATGCATATGCAGCTGAACCACGGTTTGTGTACTGCAAATACAGATGAGTATCGTCCATTGTGCCACCTTTTTCAGGTGTTCTCCCCTGATCACTGTCTGTCACATGCTTTGATTTATGCTGGACAGCATACTCTGCTGCAACGCGACCGTGTTCCTCTCCTACTGTCCCACACATATGAATAACATGCTGTATATACGTAGTTTACATGATAAAAGATACAAGATAAAATCACAcactgctcttgaatgaataacttttgtagttttaataaggattagtctatatttaatgtatacagcagtgttattttacatttgattaatttattgaCTTTCTTTTGTAGGCTATTATTTACCTGAATACCACTGTTAGTACATCTTCCTGAAATACCTAAAGCactatttatttacagttttttcaaATTGCTTACACGCTAAGGcacagtttcacagacagggcttagcctaaaccaggattaggccttagttcaattaggatatttaagtaacttttataaacgtacactagaaaaaaaaacattactggtgggCATCtttagacaaaacaatggcactgacatattttaagatcagtgcaagttgctttcagttaaaaaagctcaaacattcattttagtctgggtctagcttaagccttgtctgtgaaactgagGGTAAGAGTGGTACTTGAGGCCCACCCAGTGAAACCATTCACTCATGTACTGAATCTTCAGACCAAGTCTGCATAACTACAAGCACATTACATGCTTTAAACTCAGTTTGCTAttgtaaaacaaactttttacaAAACTTTAAACACAGTTCTCTATATTAGACACATCACTCAAAATAACAGCGCTTGTGTTTAATTTGGGAAACACTGCCATTTAAATACCACACTAATTTCCCGATTACTTACACCCAACGAACATGTGTGAAAACTCTTATACATAATTTGTTCACTTAGAAATAAAAACTCAGTgttttgagaaagaaagaaattatttttaccctattacatttctgtttatagtgtaaatatatatatatatatatatgtatgaatgtatatatatacaggtgctggtcatataattagaatatcgtgaaaaagttcatttttttattgtaaattattttaaaaaatgaaactttcatatattctagattccctacatgtaaagtaaaacattttaaaagtttttttttttttaatttgttgattagagcgtacagctaatgaaagtccaaaatccagtatctcaaaatattagaatatttacatttgagtttcattaaatgaccatccctacagtataaattccgggtatcttttgttctttgaaaccacactaatggggaagactgctgacttggcaatggtccaggagacaatcattgacaccctccacaaagagagtaagtcacagaaggtcattactgaatggggtggctgtttacagagtgaaatatcaaagcatattaaatgcaaagttgactggaaggaagaaattgggtaggcaaaggtgcacaagcaacagggatgaccgcaagcttgagaatactgtcaagtaaagccgattcaaacacttgggagagcttcacaatgagtagaatgaagccggagtcagcgcaccaagagtcaccacacttagacatcttcaggaaaaggactaccaagccacttctgaaccagagacaacgtcagaagcatcttacctgggctaaggagaaaaagaactggacagtgaacagtggtcgaaagtcctcttttcagataaaagtaaattttgcatttcatgttgaaatcatggtcccagagtctgaaggaagaccggagaggcacagaatccaagctgcttgaagtctagtgtgaagtttctgaagtcaataatgatttgggggggccgtgacgtctgctggtgttggtccattgtgttttatcaagtgcaaagtcaatgcagccatcttccaggagattttggagcactttatgcttccatctgctgacaagctttatggagatgctgatttccttttccagcaggactttagcacctgcccacagtgcaaaaaccacttccaagtggtttgctgaccatgatattactgtgctttattggccagccaatatgcctgacctgaatctatgggatattttcaagagaaagatgagaaacagtcgatccaacaatatacagatgatctgaaggctcaatagtgcctcagcagtgccacaggctgatcacttccatgccacacttcagtgatgctgtaatttgtgctaggagcaagtcatttgctgtaatatgtcctgccgatcaagtattgagtgcacaaaagaacatactttaaaatacttgaactttactgttttgcaaatccattttttgattgatcttaggaaatattctaatattttgaaatactggattttggactttcatgagctgtacgctctaatcatcaaaattttaaaaaaaaacttttgaaatgttttactttacatgtagggaatctagaatatatgaaagtttcatttttaaaaataatttataataaaaaaatgaactttttgttgatattctaattatatgaccagcacctgtatatatacatatatatgacgTCCACGCCCTTTGGTGAGTTTTGTTCATGCCAGTAATGTTTGCTCATCACCTCTGACCACCAAAGTATTTATTACTGTCTCTGGTGTATCTCATACAGTTACCGCACTcatcgattctgggtcagccgggAACTTCATCTCTACCTTCATCTTCTGCCGCCAGCTCTAACTACCGCAGACACCCAATGACAGACACTTCAACGCCCAATCAATAACCGGAAAGCCCCTTAATCGTTCCAAGATCCGGTTCAGGGCTGGACCTCTCCGTCTGGGCATGGGTGTACTGCACCAAGAAAAGATCTCTCTACTGGTTCTGGAGAATTCTAATGCAGATATTGTCCTAGAGCGACCGTGGTTAATTCAACATCATCCGGAGCTCTCTTGGGAAACCGGTGAGATTAAGAAATGGAGTGATAGTGTCAATCTTCCTGTTTTCCTTCACTTCCTCTTCATCTACAGAAAGAACCAAGTCCTACTAATCGGCTATCTGTTGACATCCCAGAATGCTACTCCCAGTTCCAAGATGTCTTCTGTCCCAAGAGAGCTTCCCAGTTACCACCTcattggccatgggactgcgcgATTGATCTCCTTCCAGGTGAACCAGTACCCAGAGGCAAAATATACCCCTTGACTATTCCTGAGCACgaagccatggaggagtacatctGGGAGGCATTACAACAGGGCTACATTTGACCATCAACCTCCCCTGCAGTTTCCAGCTTCTTTTTTGTGGcgaagaaggacggaggcttgcggtcATGTATAGATTACTGTGCTCTCAACAAAATCACAGTGAAATTCAGATATCCCCTTCCTCTTGTCCCAGGTTTGACTTCAAGATCGCCTAACGCCCTGGTACCAAGAATGGAAGAGCTGATGCCCTATCAAGCGTTCACTCCTTTGAAACTCCTGAACAACCAGAATCCAACCTCGACTCCTGTCTGTTCATCAACCCCATCCAGTGGTGTGCTGACAATGTTCAAGCCAGTGCCTCTGACAATCCTCCGCTGGGTTGCCCACCTGGACGACAGTATGTACCAAGGGTTCAATGAATCTGCCTCATTCAAAGTGCTCACTCCTCTGTTGGTACTAGTCACCCAGGGGCCAATCAAACCCTCTCACTGCTACAAAgccgcttctggtggcccaataTGGCACGGGACATCAGAAGGTTTGTGAGTGGGTGTACGGATTGCGCCATCTCCAAAACACCACAACATCTACCTTCCAGTAAACTCCTTCCTCTGCCTGTCCCTAATTGTCCCTGGTCAAATCTAGGAGTCGATTTCATCATGGATCTTCCGGCTTCTCAAGGTAACACTTGCATCCTGGTGATTGTGGACTGGTTTTCTAAATCCTGTCTTCTTCTCCTGAAGTGTTTACCTACAACCATGGAAACCACCAAACTTCTGTTCAATTACGTGTTCAGATATTTCGGGATACCTGAGGACATTGTATCCGATAGAGGCCCCCAGTTCATGTCCAGAGTATGGAAAGCCTTCATGAAACTCCTAGATGTAACCTGAAGACAGACTTATGGTCACCACCCCCAGACGAACGGGCTGACGGAACACAAGGTACAGGAGATCGGCTGCTTCCTCCGAACCTTCTGCCATAACCACCAGAACTCCTGGAGCCAGTTTCTAGCATGGGCCGAGTATTCACAAAATTCACTCCGCCAACAAGCTACAGGCCTTACTTCATTCCAGTGCTTGCTTGATTACCAGCCACCCATGTTCCCATGGTCTAGAGAACCATCAGACGTACCATCTGTCAATCACTGGATCCAGGGGagtgagagggtctgggactcagcccATCATCTGCAGAGCGCCATTTGGAGGCAGAAACATCATGCTGACACCCGCAGAACATCCGCTCACAGTTTTCGTCCTGGTCAGAAGGTATGGCTTTCAACCAAGAATATCAGGTTACGTCTACCCAGTAAAAAGCTGAGTCCCAGGTACATTGGCCCCTTTGAAATCAAGAAGATCAATCCAGTATCCTTCCAACTTAAACTCCCAGATTGGTATCGTATACACCCAGTTTTCCACGTATCTCAGCTAAAACTCTATCACTCAcctgtttctctttctcccaCAGAGCCTGATGACGTGACGTACCTCCCTTACCTGATGTCGAGGATGAAAACGGAGTCTTCATTATGTGAGAGATCCTTGACTCCCGAAGCCGTGGTGGTGCTTTGGAGTACTTGGTTGACTGGGAAGGCTTTAGTCCTGAAGAACATTCTTGGGTCCCTAGAAATGACATCTTGGACCCCAAGCTACTCACCACCTTTCATAGTACTCACCCCGATAAACCAGCACCGCACAGCAGGGGTCGCCCACGTCATCGTCGTTGGGTTCTTTGACCCTCAGGAGCGGTCCGTGGAGAGGGGAATACTGTCACAGAATCACCAGGCTCCATCCTCACCCAGTATCAATGTTCCCAATCACCCAATTACTAATCACCGTCCACCTGTCACTCATCTCACCTGCACAGTATTTAAGCACTCACCAAACACAGTCATTATCTAGTTTCGTCTTGGACTCCCTCTGTGTTCCTCATCCGGATACCTACCTGTTGTTACATACCTGCGTGATCCTTGTCTCCAGTCTTCTTCTCCAGTTCTCCGTCTCCAGTCTCCTTCTCTGGATCCCTTCGTCTATCTACAACAAAGAAAATCAGTGactgactgtgtgtgtgctctTCTCACCTGATATTGGATTCCCGCTTGTGTCTTCACTCATCTGCCGGTTATATTTACATTCcattgactgttttaaataaacttacTGTCTTACTTACCATCATctagtctgtgtgtgtgtgtgtgtgtgtgtgtatatatatatatatatatatatatatatttatttatttatttatacacacagtgcacagcataaatgagtacaccccctctgaaacttctgaaagtcagcaattactgaattacttagaagacatgttagggttctttagagatataatgttccagcaagtctgcttaatcaattaccaaagaagcatgtcagaattattcaggaaaataagattttttttatcaaggtgatataatgttgtgtagcaaaaatgagtgcACCCTCCTTAAAatgttactaaataaaatgaaataaaaaaatttctggtgtaagtttaaggcaatgtttgatcaacaggtaagtatattgaaccaaaacatttaaagagaagtaatttctttacaattaaaagtgttatatagcccactgaatcattctcagacttaatgctgacaacaatagaaccacttgggagagaactgtcaggagacttgtttc
Coding sequences:
- the traf3ip2a gene encoding E3 ubiquitin ligase TRAF3IP2 isoform X6, translated to MSEVCVQPSQPAAVGHLQTLKRNISLPDDCRDVFITYSVDTAAELMPFVSFLNNQGFRPAIDIFEDRVREMDINKWMDSFLKNKSVLIIVVISPKYKIDVEGDGSDQHGLHTKYIHTQIQNEFILQRCLNFRLVPVLFPNANQSHVPLWLQSTRLYRWPEDAKDLLLRLLREEKYIVPPLGKELTLTIKPL
- the traf3ip2a gene encoding E3 ubiquitin ligase TRAF3IP2 isoform X5 — encoded protein: MESSQDEYPPEVLYHWRKQPANYPQPNYPLYQPLPEHARHYVQNRPISRQAAAVRPPQVTSHQSTAPVRELMSEVCVQPSQPAAVGHLQTLKRNISLPDDCRDVFITYSVDTAAELMPFVSFLNNQGFRPAIDIFEDRVREMDINKWMDSFLKNKSVLIIVVISPKYKIDVEGDGSDQHGLHTKYIHTQIQNEFILQRCLNFRLVPVLFPNANQSHVPLWLQSTRLYRWPEDAKDLLLRLLREEKYIVPPLGKELTLTIKPL